One part of the Natator depressus isolate rNatDep1 chromosome 28, rNatDep2.hap1, whole genome shotgun sequence genome encodes these proteins:
- the ZMYND15 gene encoding LOW QUALITY PROTEIN: zinc finger MYND domain-containing protein 15 (The sequence of the model RefSeq protein was modified relative to this genomic sequence to represent the inferred CDS: inserted 2 bases in 2 codons): MEFVTGYRAEVLDLAELLLGWHRRQAGGPRDGQHQRRQEGHVRRLPPDPALWLLHLLPNPRLGLGLALPGGARGEPRGRLCGEDALQLRDLQRTVTFLRLDEEDEGPETGQALVHVQRLLLVTDEHGTVMGLDFQLGAGAPPQPAAPPPLEQLALELLGRSMACPLGAGEPRRPRLLAVGDPALHKSLEPLLPRLGVRLSPGPMRGWGPRPTFTFPSMRVRACHVCKRHGFQGRLAPCQQCRAVLYCSERCRAADWARSPEDAAHRAWCPRMAGYVARARQLADLPFSFAAEVTGDGFNKEGFLAARGLTRGYWAHESMLVRAPDYGVGLGGRKDWTPGPLQSGNPFEALRPEGGAALPPTSPEPPAPRTYFIPELNILNKQSLKIHIVETGKESDMAPLFWELSVLLPHVSLELLFLGGVLPPEADGQQLLLQRTETQGVRIWPGPAPKAKGGRGGLQLKFCAQPTPLLQGPKPDLVIGFNSGFALKDTWLSALPRLQALRVPAYFTECSEYSCAVDEATVSMAXGGSTGPPHVNPFRSPFRQAGVDNAMPWYSNAFIFHLLYKGGAGAPRQPPGPAPPPPPAXAHPEPGPTRARRKEKRQNRGGRRRK; this comes from the exons ATGGAGTTCGTGACGGGGTACCGGGCCGAGgtgctggacctggcagagctgCTCCTGGGGTGGCACCGGCGCCAGGCCGGGGGCCCCCGGGACGGGCAGCACCAGCGCCGGCAGGAGGGGCACGTCCGGCGCCTGCCCCCCGACCCCGCCCTCTGGCTGCTGCACCTGCTGCCCAACCCCcggctgggcctgggcctggcgcTGCCGGGGGGGGCCCGGGGGGAGCCCCGGGGGCGGCTCTGCGGGGAGGACGCCCTGCAGCTGCGGGACCTACAGCGGACGGTCACCTTCCTGCGCCTGGATGAGGAGGACGAGGGGCCGGAGACAG gccaggccctggtgcatgtgcagcgcctcctgctggtgacGGACGAGCACGGGACGGTGATGGGCCTGGATTTCCAGCTGGGGGCCggggcccccccccagccggcCGCGCCCCCCCCGCTGGAGCAGCTGGCGCTGGAGCTGCTGGGCCGGAGCATGGCCTGcccgctgggggcgggggagccccGCCGGCCCCGGCTGCTGGCCGTGGGGGACCCCGCCTTGCACAA GTCGCTGGAGCCCCTGCTGCCCCGGCTCGGGGTACGCCTGAGCCCGGGGCCCATGCGGGGCTGGGGGCCGAGACCCACCTTCACCTTCCCCTCCATGCGCGTGCGAGCCTGCCACGTGTGCAAGAGGCACGGGTTCCAGGGGCGGCTGGCGCCGTG ccagcagtgCCGGGCCGTCCTGTACTGCTCCGAGCGGTGCCGGGCCGCGGACTGGGCCCGCAGCCCCGAGGACGCGGCCCACCGGGCCTGGTGCCCCCGCATGGCCGGGTACGTGGCCCGCGCCCGCCAGCTGGCCGACCTGCCCTTCAGCTTCGCCGCCG AGGTGACCGGCGACGGGTTCAACAAGGAGGGGTTCCTGGCCGCGCGGGGGCTGACCCGGGGGTACTGGGCCCACGAGAGCATGCTGGTCCGGGCCCCCGACTacggtgtggggctggggggcagaaagGACTGGACACCCGGCCCCCTGCAGAGCG gtAACCCCTTCGAAGCGCTGAGGCCGGAGGGGGGagcggccctgccccccacctcccccgagccccctgcacccaggaCCTATTTCA TCCCGGAGCTGAACATCCTGAACAAACAGTCGCTGAAGATTCACATCGTGGAGACGGGGAAGGAGTCGGACATGGCCCCCCTCTTCTGG GAGCTGTCCGTACTGCTGCCCCACGTGTCACTGGAGCTCCTCTTTCTGGGGGGCGTCCTGCCCCCCGAGGCCGAcgggcagcagctcctgctgcagagaACG gaGACGCAGGGGGTGCGCAtctggcctggcccggcccccAAGGccaagggggggcggggggggctgcagcTGAAATTCTGCGCCCAGCCCACCCCCCTGCTGCAGGGCCCCAAACCCGACCTGGTCATCG GGTTCAATTCTGGCTTTGCACTGAAGGACACCTGGCTCAGTGCCCTGCCCCGCCTGCAG GCGCTCCGGGTCCCGGCCTACTTCACGGAGTGCAGCGAGTACAGCTGCGCGGTGGACGAGGCCACGGTCTCCATGG ACGGGGGCAGCACCGGCCCGCCCCACGTCAACCCCTTCCGCTCGCCCTTCCGCCAGGCCGGCGTCGACAACGCCATGCcctg GTACTCCAACGCCTTCATCTTCCACCTGCTGTacaaggggggggcgggggcgccgCGGCAGCCCCCGgggccggccccgcccccgcccccag ccgcccacccGGAGCCCGGCCCAACCCGCGCCCGCCGCAAGGAGAAGCGGCAGAACCGCGGCGGCCGCCGCCGCAAGtga
- the TM4SF5 gene encoding transmembrane 4 L6 family member 5, translating to MVGGGRYGLLVLTCPPPSPPFQVLCPGLSAIRAGGKGCCGVGCCGNRCRMLRSVFCSLWGVLGGFYCLVVSATGLANGPLCEDSEGTWGSPFQDISENYLANRTLWGLCVNPPRGVLWHVVLFSITLGLGALELALCAVQVVNGLLGTLCGDCRKPAERQGEGL from the exons atggtggggggggggcgttaTGGGCTGCTGGTTTTGACGtgtccccccccgtcccccccattTCAGGTTCTCTGCCCCGGGCTCTCGGCCATCCGCGCCGGTGGGAAGGGCTGCTGTGGAGTCGGATGCTGCGGGAACCGGTGCCGG ATGCTGCGCTCCGTGTTCTGCTCGCTGTGGGGCGTCCTGGGGGGGTTTTACTGCCTGGTCGTGTCCGCCACTGGCCTGGCCAATGGGCCCCTCTGCGAGGACTCTGAGGGGACATGGGGGTCGCCCTTCCAGGACATCAG CGAGAACTACCTGGCGAACCGGACGCTGTGGGGGCTGTGTGTGAACCCCCCCCGGGGGGTGCTCTGGCACGTGGTCCTGTTCTCCatcaccctggggctgggggccctggagctggccctgtgcGCCGTGCAGGTGGTCAACGGGCTGCTGGGCACCCTGTGCGGGGACTGCCGCAAGCCGGCCGAGCGCCAG ggcgaAGGCCTCTGA
- the LOC141978758 gene encoding vitelline membrane outer layer protein 1-like: protein MGARDTSLHATLGLVLVCCLWDAWAQTRIQVTNGGIWGKWGQEETCPNKSFAIGFSLKVELPQLSGDDRALNGIRLLCSDGRTIQSNVGPWGSWTPVMKCPSGQHLTQFRLRVEPCQGLKDDTAADNIEFICTGGAELRGHGRCWGKSGPQSCSCGQRGICPIATKVEAPQGKGDDTALNDVYFRCLNDLLGT, encoded by the exons ATGGGCG CCAGGGATACCTCCCTGCATGCCACGCTCGGCCTTGTGCTCGTCTGCTGCCTCTGGGACGCATGGGCCCAGACCAGGATCCAAGTTACCAATGGAGGAATATGGGGCAAGTGGGGCCAGGAAGAGACCTGCCCCAACAAGAGCTTTGCCATTGGGTTCTCCCTGAAG GTGGAGCTGCCCCAGCTCTCTGGGGACGACAGGGCGCTAAACGGGATCCGGCTGCTCTGCTCCGATGGCAGAACCATCCAGTCCAACGTGGGGCC GTGGGGCTCCTGGACCCCAGTGATGAAATGCCCCTCAGGGCAGCATCTGACCCAGTTCCGGCTGCGGGTGGAGCCGTGCCAGGGCCTCAAGGACGACACGGCCGCCGACAACATCGAGTTCATCTGCACGGGTGGGGCAGAGCTGCGGGGGCACGGGCGGTGCTGGGGCAAGTCGGGCCCCCAGAGCTGCTCCTGCGGCCAGCGGGGCATCTGCCCCATCGCCACCAAGGTGGAGGCCCCCCAGGGCAAGGGGGATGACACAGCCCTGAACGACGTCTACTTCAGATGCT TAAACGACTTACTGGGGACCTGA
- the LOC141978743 gene encoding LOW QUALITY PROTEIN: uncharacterized protein LOC141978743 (The sequence of the model RefSeq protein was modified relative to this genomic sequence to represent the inferred CDS: deleted 5 bases in 3 codons) — MAPAPPAPPAPLTPAPQPPLPQPCPPSPAGAPHSRPAAPVTPALPPQPRRRPSLPPRSPRYPSPAPPAPPAPLTPAPQPPLPQPCPPAPPAPLTPAPPAPPAPPAPLTPAPQPPLPQPCPPALPAPLTPAPEPPLPQPCPPSPAGAPHSRPAAPVTPALPPQPRRRLSLPPLSPRYPSPAPPAPPAPLTPAPQPPLPQPCPPSPAGAPHSRPQSPRYPSPAPQPCRRPSLPPHSPRYPSPAPPAPPAPLTPAPQPPPRYPSPAPPAPPAPLTPAPQPPLPQPCPPAPPAPLTPAPQPPLPQPCPPSPAGAPHPPRSPRYPSPAPPAPPAPLTPAPEPPLPQPCPPSPAGAPHPPRSPRYPSPAPPAPPAPLTPDPQALLPQPCPPQPRRHPSLPPHSPCYPSPAPPAPPAPLTPAPSPRYPSPAPPAPPAPLTPAPQPRYPSPAPPAPPAPLTPAPQPLLPQPCPPPAPPAPLTPAPQPPLPQPCPPALPAPLTPAPEPPLPQPCPPAPPAPLTPAPQPPLPQPCPPSPAGAPHSRPAAPVTPALPPQPRRRPSLPPRSPRYPSPAPPAPPAPLTPAPQPPPRYPSPAPPAPPAPLTPAPQPPLPQPCPPSPAGAPHSRPAAPATPALPPPAPPAPLTPAPQPPLPQPCPPALPAPLTPAPEPPLPQPCPPAPPAPLTPAPQPPLPQPCPPSPAGAPHSRPAAPVTPALPPQPRRRPSLPPRSPRYPSPAPPAPPAPLTPAPQPPPAPPAPPAPLTPAPQPPPAPPAPPAPLTPAPQPPPAPPAPPAPLTPAPQPLLPQPCPPPAPPAPLTPAPQPPLPQPCPPALPAPLTPAPQPPLPQPCPPRPRRRPSLPTRSPPPC, encoded by the exons atggc ccctgcccccccagccccgccggcgcccctcactcccgctccgcagcccccgttaccccagccctgcccccccagccccgccggcgcccctcactcccgccccgcagcccccgttaccccagccctgcccccccagccccgccggcgcccctcactcccgccccgcagcccccgttaccccagccctgcccccccagccccgccggcgcccctcactcccgccccacagcccccgttaccccagccctgccccccagccccgccggcgcccctcactcccgcccc ccctgcccccccagccccgccggcgcccctcactcccgccccacagcccccgttaccccagccctgccccccagccctgccggcgcccctcactcccgccccagagcccccgttaccccagccctgcccccccagccccgccggcgcccctcactcccgccccgcagcccccgttaccccagccctgcccccccagccccgccggcgcctcTCACTCCCGCCCCTcagcccccgttaccccagccctgcccccccagccccgccggcgcccctcactcccgcccctcagcccccgttaccccagccctgcccccccagccccgccggcgcccctcactcccgcccccagagcccccgttaccccagccctgccccccagccctgccggcgcccctcactcccgccccacagcccccgttaccccagccctgcccccccagccccgccggcgcccctcactcccgccccacagccccc cccccgttaccccagccctgcccccccagccccgccggcgcccctcactcccgccccgcagcccccgctaccccagccctgccccccagccccgccggcgcccctcactcccgccccacagcccccgttaccccagccctgcccccccagccccgccggcgcccctcac ccgccccgcagcccccgctaccccagccctgcccccccagccccgccggcgcccctcactcccgccccagagcccccgttaccccagccctgcccccccagccccgccggcgcccctcac ccgccccgcagcccccgttaccccagccctgcccccccagccccaccggcgcccctcactcccgacccacaggccctgttaccccagccctgccccccccagccccgccggcacccctcactcccgccccacagcccctgttaccccagccctgcccccccagccccgccggcgcccctcactcccgccccg agcccccgttaccccagccctgcccccccagccccgccggcgcccctcactcccgccccgcagccccgttaccccagccctgcccccccagccccgccggcgcccctcactcccgccccgcagcccctgctaccccagccctgcccccccccagccccgccggcgcccctcactcccgccccacagcccccgttaccccagccctgccccccagccctgccggcgcccctcactcccgccccagagcccccgttaccccagccctgccccccagccccgccggcgcccctcactcccgccccgcagcccccgttaccccagccctgcccccccagccccgccggcgcccctcactcccgccccgcagcccccgttaccccagccctgcccccccagccccgccggcgcccctcactcccgccccgcagcccccgttaccccagccctgcccccccagccccgccggcgcccctcactcccgccccgcagccccc cccccgttaccccagccctgcccccccagccccgccggcgcccctcactcccgccccgcagcccccgttaccccagccctgcccccccagccccgccggcgcccctcactcccgccccgcagcccctgctaccccagccctgccccccccagccccgccggcgcccctcactcccgccccacagcccccgttaccccagccctgccccccagccctgccggcgcccctcactcccgccccagagcccccgttaccccagccctgccccccagccccgccggcgcccctcactcccgccccgcagcccccgttaccccagccctgcccccccagccccgccggcgcccctcactcccgccccgcagcccccgttaccccagccctgcccccccagccccgccggcgcccctcactcccgccccgcagcccccgttaccccagccctgcccccccagccccgccggcgcccctcactcccgccccgcagccccc ccctgcccccccagccccgccggcgcccctcactcccgccccgcagccccc ccctgcccccccagccccgccggcgcccctcactcccgccccacagccccc ccctgcccccccagccccgccggcgcccctcactcccgctcCGCAGCCCctgttaccccagccctgcccccccccagccccgccggcgcccctcactcccgccccgcagcccccgttaccccagccctgccccccagccctgccggcgcccctcactcccgccccacagcccccgttaccccagccctgccccccccggccccgccggcgcccctcactcccgacccgcagccccc ccccctgctag